In the Dysidea avara chromosome 14, odDysAvar1.4, whole genome shotgun sequence genome, CAACCATTTGTTTTTACACTATTATttgaataaaataaaaattttcaaattggaatcaagactcacggtagtgagcgtgcggccaagaaactacaaagcgcacgcccaattaaaagacgtgcagccactactgtgagttatttatgtgtagggacggttttgcaatattatccCTGAATTATGTAACATCTTTCAATAGGTTTGTAAATCTTTTTTCgtagtagttttcttgcgaccggtATTAAACGCGTATTTAGACACATTTCGCTTTGTTTCTCAACCTTGTGTTACACCTAGCATCaccttataccagtcaacttacccatgtttgtacagtccatctagcactgacattatctaatgcTGGTTTGTTCATACGTgtattttcttcgatcaaacctctaatccctacaataacttttaaagacacgatgtgaacacaagccctaatgtctgataaacaagttgtaaaagtgtgtagaaccataagttccctagggaaggtgttttaagcagaaatcttttaaactccatttagtgccacacctcATGCGTGCGTTGATAattggcagatgtcttataaacaagtgtGAAAGTGTCAAGAACGTAGTGTCACTTGAGAAAGTGTTCCAAGCATAATTCTTgttgccacaccacacatggtgtattgtgtgttctggtggtgttcaaaccagcttgttagctacatagcattacccaccctaacagcaagtagtcactcccattgtggctttcgtcatgcatgtcatttaattaatacacaagttacataacaaaatatatcacattaattgtttgtgTCATTAACAATAAATTTCTGACAATAAAATGGGATgcagtggaaactgtctaagccggtcaccttcgagccaagatttcttggccttaataggcaggtggctCTTTAGACAGGTAAATTAGTGTATAAACTTCTCACTAGGGGAATTTAAAGCTGgcctttttaaagaggtggccttctatacaggtggctgctaagacaggttccactgtagttagtcCCATCGCAACTGTACAcctcatcctggaaattcagaagattGTAATCAACTGAGATATAATGCCAAGATCTTATCAGGCCTCATcgtccacgtacacttgacaattgagaactaaagaacacacataacattataaaattcctcTGTCTATATAAATTACTCTCCCGAACCTTGATCTTTACGtatgtaccactgctagtgagagaaccgcatgttatgaccaagtaccctgtacctgtaaaattgacagggcattaaatacaatacagctaaaaatctgtcactttttatgcaaatgacagatttggggatctgaaaattcatcacacccttgaggtaatacaaaaatttcttagtatacacacagactgacctgaaGATCCCCAACGTCCTTGCAGTCCACGCACACTTGGTGTACAGTCCAcatacacttgacaattgagaactaaagaacacacaacattataaaattcctttgcCTACTTACCCCCTGAACCTTGACCTTAGTTACCAAGTTTAGAGCAGGTTATGTATGTAGCACTGCTGACCTGAAGATCCACAACGTCCTTGATGTTACtacagtccacgtacacttgacaattgagaactacataacattataaaattcctttgtcTACTTACCCCCGAGTTGCCAAGTTTAGAGCAGCTCTAGCCAAGTTATGTACATAGCACTGTTAGTAAGAGAACCacatgctatgaccaagtaccctgtacctgtaaaattgacaggcgggcattaaatacaatacagctaaaaatctgtcactttatgtaaatgacagatttggggaaTTCATCACAtcttgaggtaatacaaaatttgaggacctgaaaattcatcacacccttgaggtaatacgtTTAAGGATTCACAAGTTGGCCCAGCAGTGACCTTACtacagtgtcctgattagacaggtttcactgtacataaagaccagtatgcaatgtgaaagagtattttttgtacaagcatcatgtagattaccttacttcttccacctagttccaggacttctaaattggcactacagtgacaatactgaaAGCTGTTTGGTCTGTATGAGTACGCCTTgttgacaatccatccatgagatatAATTTCAAGCAGGAAAATATTGGTACTTGCTGCTACTCAACTTGGTACCATcacagaagttttcagcttggtctcagtgaacttgcactagtcagtgcagacgtctgacagtgcggttaatcagtgtgaatAGATGTGGCACTTTCACACTAGCCTTATTTTTTTCACTCCtcctttcgttactgaacctccactcctcgtttcgttactgaacctccactcctcttttcgttactgaacctccactcctcttttcgttactgaacctccacgaaGAGCTGAGGACATCAGTATTCTCGCCGGAGACTCCGCCTTTAATATCCACTAGACGTTCTTCTTCAAACGGTGTAGACTCTACGTATCTTAGTTTCAAATCAGTTAAGTACGCTTCGCCGctccattgaaatccagttacaatacaacaaatatttagtagtattcagtcctctcaagacatggactgccatcaataataattaCGGAGTGTCTATGTCCACCGGTGTACCGGTTATTCTTAGAGCCACGTACATCTTATTTCCACCGGTGCCTCACATAATCATCTGCTGATGGGCCTGCGCCTGTCacttgatcacgtgattaaaccaTGCGTGTCGGCACACTCACCACGTGTCGATTTTCACGTATCATGGCAATTGGCGCCCAATGTGACACTTTTCAGCAGTGCTCCGCACGTGTCATGGTGGTTGGCGCCCAATCGGACACTTTTCAGAGCTGTACTGAGAACTTGTTATGGAAGTTGGCACCCAATTCGACACTTTTGAACAGTTTCATACGGCATTGGACGATTTAAAGCGAAATGGTTACCATCCACTACGTGTGCATAACAGTCAGAGTGCTGAAGATTACAACAAGCAGAGGAAAAAGAAGATAATTACTGACCTTGTagatgctgagaaaataaagtACACATATCTATAGttatagtgttgtgtgtgtacattatgGAGACCCAAGAAGTCGTGGAAAGAACATTAGACCTAACCAGCGCACTTTTGCTATGAACTGCAAGACAAAGATAACTGTATCTTATGACAGGTAAGCACTACAGTAATTCGCACACAATGCTGTCATTTATGTAATCATTACTGCAGTCTTTATAAAAAGTTGTGCGTACGTCATTGTCACCTTGAGCATACTCATCGAGTGGGTCCTGCAATATTTGCACATTATCCAGTCAATATAGAAGGTTGACTGCAGCAGAAGAAGCCACAATTTCTGAGATGCTGACTGTGAAACCCAATACCAAACGAGTGAAAGAATTAGTTGAGAAGAAGTTTGGAAAATGTGTGACCCTCAACGACATCAGTAACCTAAAGACAAAGGTAAAAGAGCAAACCCGGAAAGGTCTTGAGGAACCACAACTGCTACTCAGTACACTCCAAAATATTACCACTACCCAGGATGCCCAAGCAGGAATTGTGGTAAATGAGAACAGGGGTGGCGGAGAAGGGGGGCTTCAacccctgtgaaaaaaattttggaggggcttagcccccaTATGATTATTCAATAGCattattcgagatactctaatagagcagtcacagtattctttgaggagcagtgtagtaagctgcaggtaatgacctttttttttttttttttggtcttcgatatacaactaggccatggcatcatCATGCTAGACCCCCAGCCCCCCCCACTAAATATAGGTGTCTCCGCCGCCTCTGAATGAGAATAATATTGAAATTTGTTATTTGCAGACAAATCACATGACTAAACTGTTTGATAGGTTCCCGGAAATCATGTTCATCGATGCACCTACAATGTAAATGGTCATGGAATGCCATTGTACTGCCTGGTAATGTTATataacagaacttgatcattataaattgtcccGTACAGGAATGAACCAAACTCTCatcctgcatttagtggtgacatcatgcactacactggaatgtgttagtatagctaatggacctaggcatggtaatgttaacagaacttgatcattataaattgtcccttataggaatgaaccaagctctcgtcctgcatttagtggtaacatcactacactggaatgtgttagtacagctaatgTACCTAAGTAttgtaatgttaacagaacttgatcattataaattgtcccttacaggaatgaaccaagctctcgtcctgcatttagtggtgacatcactacactggaatgtgttagtacagctaatggacctaggtatggtaatgtatataacagaacttgatcattataaattgtcccttataggaatgaaccaagctctcgtcctgcatttagtggtgacatcactacactggaatgtgttagtacagctaatggacctaggtatggtaatgtatataacagaacttgatcattataaattgtcccttacaggaatgaaccaagctctcgtcctgcatttagtggtgacatcactacactggaatgtgttagtacagctaatggacctaggtatggtaatgtatataacagaacttgatcattataaattgtcccttacaggaatgaaccaagctctcgtcctgcatttagtggtgacatcactacactggaatgtgttagtacagctaatggacctaggtatggtaatgtatataacagaacttgatcattataaattgtccctTATAGGAATGAACTAAGCTCTCATCCTACATGCAACAACCATAGCAGTGCTAATACATACCAAAGTACTAATGTAAGTCAGTTAGTGTAGCACATCCTCAGTTCTCAGTATACATTGAATGCACACCAGGGGAGGTTGGACGCGTTCAtgtgagctgtacattttcattggaaaacCTTTGTTTCAAGACAATTTGTAATAAAACTATAGTGCAATTGAAAGTTTATGTATTCCTAAATCTAACAGCATGTTGAACCCCAGTGAACCCCGCTGATTTGGCTGGTAACAAAGCCAAAGTTTAAAGCGCCAATATAAAGAATTGTGCAAAATCTGTGTTTATGAGCAAGGTAATACAGCGACCTCAGTGTAATGCAGCGAAGGGTCATTGTTTCATTGTAGAAAAACGTacgtgacaagtctggtgaaaATTGTATGGATTAAATTGcaatttattaatttcacccaaaATCTCGAGTGCTTTatgaaaacaaagtacatagccTTGAAGCCTAATTGAAGGATGATCTGATTATCTAATGAACACCATCgtttttcagtttagtattgcgactattgaggaTCACGTGAAATATTAGtgcaaagaatgcaattaagagcaatatatttaagtagcGCTTAATGTGTGTCCAACTTCCTCTGAATGCACACATTATGGGTTTTTTCCATATGAAAATTGTAGACACCAGTCTGGTCATAAGGTGCATGTAGTTATCATTTTCAGAGGAGCTTTTTGTATGTTTAACACGTTCTTATGCATTACCTTTCCCAGAGTTTCTGTTAGTAGAGCAGTATTTGCATCCACATTGTTCTGCTAGCTTTTTGAATAGCCGACTTATTCTAATAGTCTGTCTTGATAACTAAAAGGTGATGGCAGTGAGTTAGGTGGTAGACAATGTGACACGTGTACTTGGATGTTTTTAGTTTGTTTTGCTGTTCCCAAATATCTTAACATTTGCTTCaacacatgcacttaacaaacaggtgtctaCCACAAGTATATGCATCATGTGTGCTCAATAAGCATATGAACCTAAAAAACCAGTACCGCAATACTATACTTTAGACACTCCTTTTATTTCAATTTCAGCATGGACTGTCTTTATCAATACTGGCAACATCGATGAAGGTAAAGCCACGTATTAAGATGCGCGGGAGACCAAAACACAGTGGTACAGTTTGGTGTAAGAAGAGGAAAGTTATAAATTCTGAAAATATCCCACCTACAAAAAGGGTGAAATCCAGCACAGAAGACATAAGTGTTAATTATATTTATTAACAGCATGTGCTCTCAGTTGCTGTAATTATTTTGGGAGCATTTAAGTGTGTACACCCAACCAAGTTAGCCAAATGttttaatggtaaaagcagcaaGAGTAAGTACTCCCTCCATAAACTCTGGAGTAAACTTAGCAGTCAGGTGAAGGGTTGGTATAAAGAGTGGACCTGAGGACCGAGTACCTGGGACCAGGGGACCCGCGGGAACTGAacttttcatgaaatttttatactttacaatgtttatacactctatacttgtactagataTCTTTGCATATCTCAACATGTAGTCTTGCAcagccaatccactttttcttcGTCACACTGAGTACCTAACGTCacagaaattataagcgccacTGAAAAAGAGTCTATTACATCAAGTTTAGAAACTGTGAGCAAGCAAAACAGCTTCAAGCGATCGCTGCAAGTTACCAGCAGCTCAACAAGCACTGAGATTTCATGTGTCATGTACTGCTTGCATAGACCACTTCTTCACACCCGGGGTATTAATCGAGGGCTTTAAATTCTTACAAGGCTTTGATTTTGTGCATCACATGACACATGAAATCTCAGCGCTTATTGAGCTGCTGGTGACTTACAATGATCGCTAGATGCTGTTTTGCTTGCTCATAGTTTCTAAACTTGACGTAATAGACTCTTTTTCAGAGGAGCTTATAATTTCTATCATGTTAGGCACTCTGTGTGATgaagaaaagtggattggcaGTGCAATACTACATGCTGAGACTTGCAAAGGTATCTGGTACAAGTATAGAgtgtataaacattgtgaagtatAAAAGATTTCGCGAAAAGTTAGGTCCCCGcaggtccccgggtccactgtttataccaaccCAGTATTGCTTGGAAGCATCTATTTTGTGTCAACAATGGTAAAACTGGTCTGTAGAAATGTAACCAGCTGAGCAAAGAAACCAGACCCATT is a window encoding:
- the LOC136243964 gene encoding uncharacterized protein: MTKLFDRFPEIMFIDAPTMNEPNSHPAFSGDIMHYTGMNEPSSRPAFSGNITTLECVRMNQALVLHLVVTSLHWNVLVQLMDLGMNQALVLHLVVTSLHWNVLVQLMDLGMNQALVLHLVVTSLHWNVLVQLMDLGMNQALVLHLVVTSLHWNVLVQLMDLGMN